From a region of the Corallococcus coralloides DSM 2259 genome:
- a CDS encoding iron-containing alcohol dehydrogenase, translated as MPTAPFEFATATRVLFGPGRVQEVPDLVRGLGGRKVLLVTGTNPTRAEPVRAGLERLGIPSVSFRVPGEPTVELAREGTAAAVDSGCDAVVAIGGGSALDAGKAIAALAANGGDPLDYLEVIGRGQALTKPSLPFVAVPTTAGTGSEVTRNAVLGSKEAGVKASLRSPMMLPRVALVDPDLLEHAPADVLAAGGLDALSQLIEPFLSIRAQPLTDALAREGMQRSARSLRKAVLHGPGPAEREDLAIASLFGGLCLANSGLGAVHGFAAPLGGMLGAAHGALCAALLGATLELNLEALRSRAPDHPALPRFRELAVLLTGQSNARAEDGITWVKDLVHAVRIRGLRDMGLTDTAIPELVTKARAASSMKGNPLPLTDAELTALVERSM; from the coding sequence ATGCCCACCGCCCCCTTCGAGTTCGCCACCGCCACCCGCGTCCTCTTCGGCCCGGGCCGCGTGCAGGAAGTCCCCGACCTCGTGCGAGGCCTCGGCGGGCGAAAGGTCCTGCTCGTCACCGGCACCAACCCCACCCGCGCCGAACCCGTCCGCGCGGGGCTCGAACGGCTGGGCATCCCTTCCGTCTCCTTCCGCGTCCCGGGCGAGCCCACCGTCGAGCTCGCGCGCGAAGGCACCGCCGCCGCCGTGGACTCAGGCTGTGACGCCGTGGTCGCCATCGGCGGAGGCAGCGCGCTCGACGCGGGCAAGGCCATCGCCGCGCTCGCCGCCAACGGGGGCGACCCGCTGGACTACCTGGAGGTCATCGGCCGGGGACAGGCGCTGACGAAGCCGTCACTGCCGTTCGTGGCCGTGCCGACCACGGCGGGCACCGGCTCGGAGGTGACTCGCAACGCGGTGCTGGGCTCGAAGGAGGCCGGCGTGAAGGCCAGCCTGCGCAGCCCGATGATGCTCCCCCGCGTCGCCCTGGTGGATCCGGACCTGCTGGAGCACGCACCCGCGGACGTGCTCGCGGCCGGCGGCCTGGACGCGCTGTCGCAGCTCATCGAACCGTTCCTGTCCATCCGCGCCCAGCCGCTCACGGATGCGCTCGCGCGCGAAGGCATGCAGCGCTCAGCTCGCTCCCTGCGCAAGGCGGTGCTGCACGGCCCCGGCCCGGCGGAGCGCGAGGACCTGGCCATCGCCAGCCTCTTTGGCGGCCTGTGCCTCGCCAACTCAGGCCTGGGCGCGGTGCATGGCTTCGCGGCACCTTTGGGCGGGATGCTCGGTGCGGCCCATGGCGCGCTGTGCGCCGCGCTGCTCGGGGCCACGCTGGAACTGAACCTGGAGGCGCTGCGCTCGCGCGCTCCGGACCACCCCGCCCTGCCCCGCTTCCGCGAGCTGGCGGTGCTGCTCACCGGCCAATCCAACGCCCGCGCCGAGGACGGCATCACCTGGGTGAAGGACCTGGTCCACGCCGTGCGCATCCGGGGCCTGCGCGACATGGGCCTCACCGACACTGCCATCCCGGAGCTCGTCACCAAGGCCCGCGCCGCCAGCAGCATGAAGGGCAATCCGCTTCCGCTCACGGACGCGGAGTTGACGGCGCTCGTCGAACGGTCGATGTGA
- the nth gene encoding endonuclease III codes for MKPAALVPVVLERLREKYPDAKYELNWNTPFQLLVATILAAQCTDERVNRVTAELWKKYDGPQALADADTAELEEDLKPTGFFKQKTKTVQAVSRALLDAHGGEVPDRMEDLVELPGVARKTANVVLNTAFNQASGVIVDTHVARVSQRLGLTKQEKPEAIETDLMKLVPKDDWTFFGPAVVLHGRYTCVAKKPKCAECLFNDVCPKLGVA; via the coding sequence ATGAAACCCGCCGCCCTCGTCCCCGTGGTGCTCGAACGCCTTCGCGAGAAGTACCCCGACGCGAAATACGAGCTGAACTGGAACACGCCCTTCCAATTGCTGGTGGCCACCATCCTGGCCGCGCAGTGCACGGACGAGCGCGTCAACCGCGTCACCGCCGAGCTGTGGAAGAAGTACGACGGTCCCCAGGCGCTCGCGGACGCGGACACCGCGGAGCTGGAGGAGGACCTCAAGCCCACCGGCTTCTTCAAGCAGAAGACCAAGACGGTGCAGGCCGTGAGCCGCGCGCTGCTGGACGCCCACGGGGGCGAGGTGCCCGACCGCATGGAGGACCTGGTGGAGCTGCCCGGCGTGGCGCGCAAGACGGCCAACGTCGTGCTCAACACCGCCTTCAATCAGGCCTCCGGCGTCATCGTGGACACGCATGTGGCCCGCGTCAGCCAGCGCCTGGGCCTGACGAAGCAGGAGAAGCCAGAGGCCATCGAGACGGACCTGATGAAGCTGGTGCCCAAGGACGACTGGACCTTCTTTGGCCCCGCCGTGGTGCTGCACGGCCGCTACACCTGCGTGGCCAAGAAGCCCAAGTGCGCGGAATGCCTCTTCAACGACGTGTGCCCCAAGCTGGGCGTGGCCTGA
- a CDS encoding DUF1152 domain-containing protein — translation MDLATSPLFERLQRADHVLLAGAGGGFDIYCGLPLYFRLREMGKRVSLANLSFTVLDRVDGRVVAPGLMEVRAETQGPAHYFPEGVLARWFQARGESVSIYCFDKVGVAPLSAAWAALQTELGFDTVVLVDGGTDILMRGDEAGLGTPEEDVSSLAAVDSLTLRDKLIVCLGFGVDAFHGICHAHYLEAVADLSRRGAYLGVTALLPGMPEVDRYREAVMFSSEEMARRPSIVSLSVVGAIDGDYGDQHRTSRTQGSKLFINPLMSMYWAFDLDAVARRCLYLEPLRDTTTSWEVSARIETFRARHPTKPWEDIPV, via the coding sequence ATGGACCTGGCGACATCCCCACTATTCGAACGGCTCCAGCGCGCGGACCATGTGCTCCTCGCGGGCGCGGGAGGCGGCTTCGACATCTACTGCGGCCTGCCGCTGTATTTCCGGCTGCGCGAGATGGGCAAGCGCGTGTCGCTGGCGAACCTGAGCTTCACGGTCCTGGACCGTGTGGACGGACGCGTCGTGGCCCCGGGGCTGATGGAGGTCCGCGCGGAGACGCAGGGGCCGGCGCACTACTTCCCGGAAGGCGTGCTCGCCCGGTGGTTCCAGGCGCGAGGCGAGTCCGTCTCCATCTACTGCTTCGACAAGGTCGGGGTCGCGCCGTTGAGCGCGGCCTGGGCGGCACTGCAAACGGAGCTGGGCTTCGACACGGTGGTGCTGGTGGACGGCGGCACGGACATCCTCATGCGCGGCGACGAGGCCGGGCTGGGCACACCCGAGGAGGACGTCTCGAGCCTGGCTGCGGTGGATTCACTGACGCTGCGGGACAAGCTGATCGTCTGCCTGGGTTTCGGCGTGGATGCGTTCCACGGCATCTGTCACGCGCACTACCTGGAGGCGGTCGCGGACCTGAGCCGGCGCGGGGCCTACCTGGGCGTCACCGCGCTGCTGCCGGGGATGCCGGAGGTGGACCGCTACCGCGAGGCGGTCATGTTCTCTTCCGAGGAGATGGCCCGGCGCCCGAGCATCGTGTCGCTGTCGGTGGTGGGCGCCATCGACGGCGACTACGGCGACCAGCACCGCACGTCGCGCACGCAGGGCAGCAAGCTGTTCATCAACCCGCTGATGAGCATGTACTGGGCCTTCGACCTGGACGCGGTCGCCCGGCGCTGCCTGTACCTGGAGCCGCTGCGGGACACGACCACGAGCTGGGAGGTGAGCGCGCGCATCGAGACCTTCCGCGCCCGGCACCCCACGAAGCCGTGGGAGGACATCCCCGTCTAG
- a CDS encoding lipoxygenase family protein, producing MRTAWRRLLTSLGFSSKAVEPPLLEAEELARWYAGLGLKERLAVSRNLVKQVRAPRALRASSALPAVVTGRLMFEQDGPQGPIPLHHIKIELWDRDFGTPDDFLGEGFTAADGSFEIRYDPADAGEGDLPDLELRFFEPQHTFRQDGRVVETWRRIGSERGPDDHAGLVHDFGTLRLPYWEYDPSTPLARLLVVEEGTPPTAYAPGRALAMLKAVAPIELVKRQHQLQIRLGQAPSLAKIQADYPETMTVRMERESPGSTRSDAWFGERLLNGMFSTLLDRDPEVPGDDQAFRLYLPWNAYEQDGVHCLPDVDLRLRLVDGKLMPQRIILGMREPGATAPGSPVTRRTYTPADGAAWEAAKRMARVSATLDVELGNHLGQCHFNVEQYAIAAHRNLRRNPLRWLLMPHLREVVLINHAANGFLVGPTGYITRASALTEGGIHQRLEHLMGSYDWKGFAPAAPVCAGHRYAHAGQLFWKLLGEHIDAFFAEHGAAVEAQWQEVRRFSDDLVAHSAPAFVCRYLRAKVPGKDAPWFVRSERMDLDAKVAAPAARAVSAVTRTETPQPGEMEALKHLCRYVIFFATFRHAWANNLQWEDAGEVLYSCLGLRWGKGGALSPEEDLDVAPTPDEATEMLWISWMLSKTNYGFILSNEEEDVHPRLLELLRAHAADFAALGLDVRTVSSRINI from the coding sequence ATGCGGACCGCGTGGCGCCGGCTGTTGACCTCGCTGGGGTTCTCGTCGAAGGCCGTGGAACCGCCCCTCCTGGAGGCGGAGGAGCTGGCCCGGTGGTACGCGGGGCTGGGGCTGAAGGAGCGGCTGGCGGTCAGCCGCAACCTGGTCAAGCAGGTGCGTGCGCCACGAGCGCTCCGGGCTTCGTCGGCCCTCCCCGCCGTCGTCACCGGCAGGTTGATGTTCGAGCAGGACGGGCCCCAGGGACCCATTCCCTTGCATCACATCAAGATCGAGCTGTGGGACCGGGACTTCGGCACGCCGGACGACTTCCTGGGCGAGGGCTTCACGGCCGCGGATGGTTCGTTCGAGATCCGCTACGACCCGGCGGACGCGGGGGAAGGAGACCTGCCGGACCTGGAGCTGCGCTTCTTCGAGCCGCAGCACACGTTCCGCCAGGACGGCCGCGTGGTGGAGACGTGGCGGCGCATCGGTTCGGAGCGCGGGCCGGACGACCACGCTGGACTGGTGCACGACTTCGGGACGCTGCGGCTGCCCTACTGGGAATACGACCCGTCGACACCACTGGCGCGGTTGCTGGTGGTGGAGGAAGGCACCCCGCCCACGGCGTATGCGCCTGGACGCGCGCTGGCGATGCTCAAGGCCGTCGCGCCCATCGAGCTGGTGAAGCGGCAGCACCAGCTGCAGATCCGGCTGGGCCAGGCGCCGAGCCTCGCGAAGATCCAGGCGGACTACCCGGAGACGATGACGGTCCGGATGGAGCGCGAGTCCCCGGGCTCCACTCGGAGCGACGCGTGGTTCGGAGAGCGGCTGCTCAACGGGATGTTCTCCACCCTCCTGGACCGCGACCCGGAGGTGCCTGGGGATGACCAGGCCTTCCGGCTGTACCTGCCGTGGAATGCCTATGAGCAGGACGGCGTGCATTGCCTGCCGGACGTGGACCTCCGGCTGCGGCTGGTGGACGGGAAGCTGATGCCCCAGCGGATCATCCTGGGGATGCGGGAACCCGGAGCGACGGCGCCCGGCTCACCGGTGACGCGGCGGACGTACACGCCCGCGGATGGCGCGGCCTGGGAGGCTGCGAAGCGGATGGCGCGGGTGAGCGCGACGCTGGACGTGGAGCTGGGCAATCACCTGGGGCAGTGCCACTTCAACGTGGAGCAGTACGCCATCGCCGCGCACCGCAACCTGCGGCGCAATCCCTTGCGCTGGCTGCTCATGCCGCACCTGCGCGAGGTGGTGTTGATCAACCACGCCGCCAATGGGTTCCTGGTGGGGCCCACGGGGTACATCACGCGGGCCAGTGCGCTGACGGAAGGGGGCATCCACCAGCGGCTGGAGCACCTGATGGGCAGCTATGACTGGAAGGGCTTCGCGCCCGCGGCGCCAGTCTGCGCGGGGCACCGCTACGCGCACGCGGGCCAGCTCTTCTGGAAGCTGCTCGGGGAACACATCGACGCATTCTTCGCGGAGCACGGCGCGGCGGTGGAGGCGCAATGGCAGGAGGTGCGCAGGTTCTCGGATGACCTCGTCGCGCACTCAGCGCCAGCGTTCGTGTGCCGCTATCTGCGGGCGAAGGTGCCGGGCAAGGACGCGCCGTGGTTCGTGCGCTCGGAGCGAATGGACCTGGACGCGAAGGTCGCGGCGCCGGCAGCCAGGGCCGTGAGCGCGGTGACGCGGACGGAGACGCCCCAGCCCGGTGAGATGGAGGCGCTGAAGCACCTCTGCCGCTACGTCATCTTCTTCGCGACGTTCCGGCACGCCTGGGCGAACAACCTCCAGTGGGAGGACGCGGGCGAGGTCCTGTACTCGTGTCTGGGATTGCGCTGGGGCAAGGGCGGCGCGCTGTCCCCGGAGGAAGACCTGGACGTCGCGCCGACACCGGATGAGGCGACGGAGATGCTGTGGATCTCCTGGATGCTGTCCAAGACGAACTACGGCTTCATCCTGTCCAACGAAGAGGAAGACGTGCATCCCCGGCTGCTGGAGCTGCTCCGGGCCCATGCCGCGGACTTCGCGGCGCTGGGCCTGGACGTCAGGACGGTCAGCTCCCGCATCAACATCTAG
- a CDS encoding 1,4-dihydroxy-2-naphthoyl-CoA synthase, giving the protein MVSDLFDASRWQPVEGHKFKDITFHRAVDQGTVRIAFNRPEVRNAFRPKTVDELARALEATRFMTDVGVVLLTGNGPSPKDGGWAFCSGGDQRIRGKDGYKYEPGEDAADPARLGRLHILEVQRQIRFLPKVVIAVVPGWTAGGGHSLHVVCDMTIASKEHGMFKQTDADVASYDAGYGSALLARQVGQKRAREIFFLGQAYTADEAFQMNAINKAVPHKDLEKVALEWAAEINTKSPTAIKMLKYAFNLPDDGLVGQQLFAGEATRLGYGTEEAQEGRDAFVQKRKRDFKRFPWTY; this is encoded by the coding sequence ATGGTCTCGGACCTCTTTGACGCGTCCCGCTGGCAGCCGGTGGAAGGCCACAAGTTCAAGGACATCACGTTCCACCGCGCGGTGGATCAGGGCACGGTGCGCATCGCGTTCAACCGGCCGGAGGTGCGCAACGCGTTCCGTCCGAAGACGGTGGACGAGCTGGCCCGGGCGCTGGAGGCCACGCGCTTCATGACGGACGTGGGCGTGGTGCTGCTCACGGGCAACGGGCCGTCGCCGAAGGACGGCGGGTGGGCGTTCTGCTCGGGAGGCGACCAGCGCATCCGCGGCAAGGACGGCTACAAGTACGAGCCCGGAGAGGACGCGGCGGACCCGGCGCGGCTGGGACGGCTGCACATCCTGGAGGTCCAGCGGCAGATCCGCTTCCTGCCGAAGGTGGTCATCGCGGTGGTGCCGGGCTGGACGGCGGGTGGCGGGCACAGCCTGCACGTCGTGTGTGACATGACCATCGCGAGCAAGGAACACGGGATGTTCAAGCAGACGGACGCGGACGTGGCCAGCTACGACGCGGGCTACGGCAGCGCGCTGCTGGCACGGCAGGTGGGGCAGAAGCGGGCGCGCGAAATCTTCTTCCTGGGCCAGGCCTACACGGCGGACGAGGCGTTCCAGATGAACGCCATCAACAAGGCCGTGCCGCACAAGGACCTGGAGAAGGTGGCGCTGGAGTGGGCGGCGGAGATCAACACCAAGAGCCCCACGGCCATCAAGATGTTGAAGTACGCCTTCAACCTCCCGGACGACGGGCTCGTGGGCCAGCAGCTCTTCGCCGGTGAGGCCACGCGTCTGGGCTACGGCACGGAAGAGGCACAGGAAGGCCGCGACGCGTTCGTGCAGAAGCGCAAGCGCGACTTCAAGCGCTTCCCCTGGACGTACTGA
- a CDS encoding lipoxygenase family protein: MTVEYTLTIRTSSKLGAGTNAAISVVLVGTKGESQPHLLDKRFHNDFEAGAVDAYPIKAEDLGDLLLLRFTNAGGGVGGDWLLDSVTVTATGKHWFFPYYRWVLARTTADVLEGTARLPQQVQHERERAARSELLQARQRMYPWRPAEATAGLPGALDITEARPLPKDELYRGLVDGSYEVVIAKTLAAIKLHMPVLSKAWNGLVDIFDFFKGIELPTIARRWQDDFEFARQAVQGISPVHIQSITALPEGMPVTDDALKGQLSPGMTLQQALAARRVFLLDFEILGDVPMFKKTDKAGVEERRWAPASRCLLYLDDTQQLRPIAIQLGRDPEQDPVFTPNDSPHDWLAAKIYLRCSEGNTHQMVGHALRTHFVAEPFVMATMRNLPDPHPVYKLLRRHFRYTLAINEGARKGLLAEGGVFDDLIATGGPDQGHVFLGKKGYRAWTLADNKPRLDIERRGVLDPSVLPHYPYRDDALLLWDAIEEYVGGVLGHFYKSDEDLVHDADMQRWWKDLTEHGLPVDKLPCAELKRVADLTDILTTVLFTVSVQHAAVNYLQYEHYAFVPNAPLCMRQPPPRKKGVLGEKDIDAMIPSKTQMLWQVAVGRALSSFGDDEEYLLHDGGWREDYFQEPELIAIRDRFHSRLRAQSEAVKARNAKLAVPYTVLQADRIPCGITV; encoded by the coding sequence ATGACTGTCGAATACACGCTGACGATTCGCACGAGCTCGAAGCTCGGTGCCGGAACGAACGCGGCCATCTCCGTGGTCCTGGTGGGCACCAAAGGTGAGAGTCAGCCGCACCTGTTGGACAAGCGCTTCCACAACGACTTCGAGGCCGGGGCGGTGGATGCCTATCCCATCAAGGCCGAGGATCTGGGCGACCTGCTGCTCTTGCGCTTCACCAACGCGGGGGGCGGGGTGGGGGGCGACTGGTTGCTGGACTCGGTGACCGTCACCGCGACGGGGAAGCACTGGTTCTTCCCCTACTACCGCTGGGTGCTGGCCAGGACGACGGCGGACGTCCTGGAGGGCACCGCCCGGCTGCCCCAGCAGGTCCAGCACGAGCGGGAGAGGGCCGCCCGGAGCGAGCTGCTCCAGGCCCGGCAGCGCATGTATCCGTGGCGCCCCGCGGAGGCGACCGCCGGGCTGCCCGGTGCGCTCGACATCACGGAGGCGCGCCCGCTGCCGAAGGACGAGCTCTACCGGGGGCTCGTGGATGGCAGCTACGAGGTCGTCATCGCGAAGACGCTCGCGGCCATCAAGCTGCACATGCCCGTGTTGAGCAAGGCGTGGAACGGCCTCGTCGACATCTTCGACTTCTTCAAGGGCATCGAGCTGCCCACGATCGCCCGGCGCTGGCAGGACGACTTCGAGTTCGCCCGGCAGGCGGTGCAGGGCATCAGCCCCGTCCACATCCAGTCCATCACCGCGCTGCCGGAGGGCATGCCCGTGACGGATGACGCGCTGAAGGGGCAGCTGTCGCCGGGCATGACGCTCCAGCAGGCGCTCGCGGCCAGACGCGTGTTCCTCCTCGACTTCGAGATCCTGGGCGACGTGCCCATGTTCAAGAAGACCGACAAGGCGGGCGTCGAGGAGCGCCGGTGGGCGCCCGCGTCCAGGTGCCTGCTGTACCTGGACGACACGCAGCAGCTGCGGCCCATCGCCATCCAGCTCGGCCGTGACCCGGAGCAGGATCCGGTGTTCACGCCCAATGACAGTCCGCACGACTGGCTGGCCGCGAAGATCTACCTGCGGTGCAGCGAGGGCAACACGCACCAGATGGTGGGCCACGCGCTGCGCACCCACTTCGTGGCGGAGCCGTTCGTCATGGCGACGATGCGCAACCTCCCGGACCCGCACCCTGTCTACAAGCTGCTGCGCCGCCACTTCCGCTACACGCTCGCCATCAACGAGGGCGCGCGGAAGGGCCTGCTCGCCGAAGGCGGCGTGTTCGACGACCTCATCGCCACCGGCGGCCCCGACCAGGGCCATGTGTTCCTGGGCAAGAAGGGGTACCGGGCCTGGACGCTCGCGGACAACAAGCCGCGGCTGGACATCGAGCGGCGTGGGGTGCTCGACCCGTCGGTGCTTCCGCACTACCCGTACCGCGACGACGCGCTGCTCCTGTGGGACGCGATCGAGGAGTACGTCGGAGGGGTGCTGGGGCACTTCTACAAGTCCGACGAGGACCTGGTGCACGACGCCGACATGCAGCGCTGGTGGAAGGACCTCACCGAGCACGGCCTGCCTGTGGACAAGCTCCCGTGCGCGGAGCTGAAGCGCGTGGCCGACCTCACGGACATCCTCACGACGGTGCTCTTCACGGTCAGCGTCCAGCACGCGGCGGTGAACTACCTTCAGTACGAGCACTACGCCTTCGTGCCCAACGCACCGCTCTGCATGCGCCAGCCTCCGCCGCGCAAGAAGGGCGTCCTGGGGGAGAAGGACATCGACGCGATGATTCCCTCCAAGACGCAGATGCTCTGGCAGGTGGCCGTGGGCCGCGCGCTGTCCAGCTTCGGGGACGACGAGGAGTACCTGCTCCACGACGGCGGCTGGCGCGAGGACTACTTCCAGGAGCCGGAGCTCATTGCCATCCGCGACCGCTTCCACTCCCGCCTGCGCGCGCAGAGCGAGGCCGTGAAGGCACGCAACGCGAAGCTCGCGGTGCCCTACACCGTCCTGCAGGCCGACCGCATCCCCTGCGGCATCACCGTCTAG
- a CDS encoding putative quinol monooxygenase yields MPTSLLVVHVHVHVLPQHVDAFLQATLANARESVKEPGIARFDVCQDNEDPTRFVLVEAYRTAEAPAAHKETAHYLTWRDTVTPMMAEPRAARRYSNRFPDDAAW; encoded by the coding sequence ATGCCCACGAGCCTGCTCGTCGTCCATGTCCACGTGCACGTGCTTCCCCAGCACGTCGACGCCTTCCTCCAGGCCACCCTCGCCAATGCCCGCGAGAGCGTGAAGGAGCCCGGCATCGCCCGCTTCGATGTCTGCCAGGACAACGAAGACCCCACCCGCTTCGTCCTCGTGGAGGCCTACCGCACGGCCGAAGCCCCCGCCGCGCACAAGGAGACCGCCCACTACCTCACGTGGCGTGACACCGTCACCCCCATGATGGCCGAGCCCCGCGCCGCGCGCCGCTACTCCAACCGCTTCCCTGACGACGCGGCCTGGTGA
- a CDS encoding AraC family transcriptional regulator, with translation MASSAPPSLSARLARQGLLAAAKRGVPAERLCEEVGLRWADLGDPEARIPYAVLDDILERAVSLTGDDNLGLHMAGMDVMDADDPASLVILTSANLREAMVRGCRYQRVWGDGERFVVEDTPRGVRMRFTPVGPSWRPAHRHLAEVALVQLATGIRVFTGADVRPLRARFVHAAPMDLREHEALFGCPLEFKAPANDLEFSAGDADRPFVHADALLNAVFEHHARRALERLPVADTLSDRVREQVRRTLAGGDFSFAAVARALRVPSRTLQRQLAAEGRTYAGIVEALRRELSQGYLQRRMSIAEVSFLLGYADPVAFHRAFKRWWGTSPEAFRKARAAGG, from the coding sequence GTGGCGTCCTCCGCTCCCCCTTCGCTCTCCGCCCGCCTGGCACGGCAGGGGCTGCTCGCGGCGGCGAAGCGCGGCGTGCCCGCGGAACGGCTCTGCGAGGAGGTGGGACTGCGGTGGGCGGACCTGGGCGACCCGGAAGCGCGCATCCCCTATGCCGTGCTGGACGACATCCTGGAGCGGGCCGTGTCGCTCACCGGGGATGACAACCTGGGGCTGCACATGGCGGGCATGGACGTGATGGACGCGGATGACCCCGCGTCGCTCGTCATCCTCACCAGCGCCAACCTCCGCGAGGCCATGGTTCGCGGCTGCCGCTACCAGCGCGTCTGGGGCGACGGCGAGCGCTTCGTCGTGGAGGACACGCCGCGCGGCGTGCGCATGCGCTTCACCCCCGTGGGGCCCTCGTGGCGACCCGCGCACCGGCACCTGGCGGAGGTGGCGCTGGTGCAGCTGGCCACGGGCATCCGCGTCTTCACTGGCGCGGACGTGCGGCCCCTGCGCGCGCGCTTCGTCCACGCGGCGCCCATGGACCTGCGCGAACACGAGGCCCTCTTCGGCTGTCCACTGGAGTTCAAAGCTCCGGCGAACGACCTGGAGTTCTCCGCCGGAGACGCGGACCGGCCCTTCGTCCACGCGGACGCGCTGCTCAACGCCGTGTTCGAGCATCACGCCCGCCGCGCCCTGGAGCGGCTGCCCGTCGCGGACACCCTGTCGGATCGCGTACGGGAACAGGTGCGGCGGACGCTGGCGGGAGGCGACTTCTCCTTCGCCGCGGTGGCGAGGGCCCTGCGCGTTCCATCCCGCACGTTGCAGCGCCAGCTGGCGGCGGAGGGCCGCACCTACGCGGGCATCGTGGAGGCGCTGCGGCGCGAGCTGTCCCAGGGCTACCTCCAGCGGCGCATGTCCATCGCGGAGGTGTCCTTCCTGCTGGGGTACGCGGATCCGGTCGCCTTCCACCGCGCTTTCAAGCGCTGGTGGGGCACGTCCCCGGAAGCCTTCCGCAAGGCCCGGGCGGCCGGGGGCTGA
- a CDS encoding cytochrome P450, giving the protein MPNALSRGLFNLFFGAKRKPFASLPGPQPGILGTAGDFLGASPWDVCARYGREYGGVTLIWMGPNPGLVLNDPALIAEVYESPRRMEFEKGNISEQIRPSTTDDTAFTAELRGDWVQKRALEPSAQPWAPEALADLVGPMQAAISEFVDALLKQERIDFAPALRRLTFDAFSVAQVGEKLPDQVFEDFMLLARAADARIQAKLPLKFVKPPKDFEAVKARFYGHFVDRIREARKRQDPGAVDLMSRYLRETPGIDDQVLAHMLGGTYFGGAFSSSVTLVGAFHQLNKYPGADARLAAEAASLVADGPLTFQKVESAKWAEAVAYEALRILPAVRVMTRTPPKDAQLAGVTLPAGSMIMISNQHLHRDPAHWPDPDTFKPERWLDGGTTRDPLGSGHFFPFGRGPRACVGADFAMVFLKTALTTIASRVKVQLDSTEPFEEGFFFGVVLPKGVTGKLVARTAQASLKAKVG; this is encoded by the coding sequence GTGCCCAACGCCCTCTCTCGCGGCCTCTTCAACCTGTTCTTCGGCGCGAAGCGAAAGCCGTTCGCGTCACTGCCCGGTCCCCAGCCGGGGATCCTTGGTACGGCCGGGGACTTCCTGGGGGCTTCGCCCTGGGACGTCTGCGCCCGCTATGGCCGCGAGTACGGCGGCGTCACGCTCATCTGGATGGGGCCCAATCCCGGACTGGTGCTCAACGACCCGGCGCTCATCGCGGAGGTCTACGAGTCCCCGCGCCGGATGGAGTTCGAGAAGGGGAACATCAGCGAGCAGATCCGCCCCTCCACGACGGACGACACGGCCTTCACGGCGGAGCTGCGCGGGGACTGGGTCCAGAAGCGCGCACTGGAGCCCTCCGCGCAGCCGTGGGCCCCGGAGGCGCTGGCGGACCTGGTAGGCCCCATGCAGGCGGCCATCTCCGAGTTCGTGGACGCGCTGCTGAAGCAGGAGCGCATCGACTTCGCGCCCGCGCTGCGCCGGCTGACGTTCGACGCGTTCTCGGTGGCTCAGGTGGGGGAGAAGCTGCCGGATCAGGTGTTCGAGGACTTCATGCTGCTCGCGAGGGCGGCGGACGCGCGCATCCAGGCGAAGCTGCCGCTGAAGTTCGTGAAGCCGCCCAAGGACTTCGAGGCGGTGAAGGCGCGCTTCTACGGGCACTTCGTGGACCGCATCCGCGAGGCCCGCAAGCGGCAGGACCCGGGGGCCGTGGACCTCATGTCCCGCTACCTGCGGGAGACACCGGGCATTGATGATCAGGTGCTGGCCCACATGCTCGGGGGCACGTACTTCGGCGGGGCGTTCTCCTCCAGCGTCACGCTGGTGGGGGCGTTCCACCAGCTCAACAAGTACCCCGGTGCGGACGCGCGCCTCGCCGCCGAGGCCGCTTCGCTGGTGGCGGACGGGCCGCTGACGTTCCAGAAGGTGGAGTCCGCGAAGTGGGCGGAGGCGGTGGCGTATGAGGCGCTGCGCATCCTGCCGGCGGTCCGGGTGATGACGCGCACGCCGCCGAAGGACGCGCAGTTGGCCGGGGTCACGTTGCCGGCGGGTTCGATGATCATGATCTCGAACCAGCACCTGCACCGGGATCCGGCGCACTGGCCGGACCCGGACACGTTCAAGCCGGAGCGCTGGCTGGACGGGGGCACGACGCGAGACCCGCTGGGGAGCGGCCACTTCTTCCCCTTCGGCCGGGGCCCGCGCGCGTGCGTGGGCGCGGACTTCGCGATGGTGTTTCTGAAGACGGCACTGACGACGATTGCCTCCCGCGTGAAGGTCCAGCTCGACTCGACGGAGCCCTTCGAGGAGGGCTTCTTCTTCGGAGTGGTGCTCCCGAAGGGAGTCACCGGGAAGCTCGTCGCGCGGACGGCTCAGGCGTCACTCAAGGCAAAGGTTGGATGA